The DNA segment AGGTCGGTGATGTCGTTCTTGGTGACCGTGTTGTCCCAGTCGAATACGGCGACCGGCCGCTCGCCCTCGCGCGGCACCGAACAGTGCCCGAGCCTGTTGATCACACGTTGCAGTTTCTGCCGGTTGTGGCCGTGCCAGTCGAGATCGCGGTCCAGTTGCGGGCAGTGCGCGTGACCGGCCTCCGAGAAGGGGGCCTGCTCGGCCGCACCGGCGGGCACGGACAGTGCCGTCAGTGTGGTCAGGGCCGTGACCACGGCGGCGAGGAGGGCGGCAACCCTCCGTGCCCTGCCGGTTCTGGGGCGCTGGGTTCGCATGGAATGGACTCCTTTGTCCTCGGCGGATGACGTCCCGGTCGGTAGTGGTACATACCATGCCGGGAGGGTTTCCCGCGCGGTCACGGGCCGGGGATGGAATCGTGTACCGCATGGCCGGCGCGGATTTCCTCCAGCTCGATCCTGGCCAGTCCCCGCGCAACGGCCGCACGGCCTGGCTTGCCGAACGACTGCGCATCGCGGTCGCCGACGGCACGCTGGGCCCCGGAACCCGGCTGCCCGCGACGAGGGTCCTCGCCGACGAACTGGCCATGGCGCGTGGCACGGTCGTCGAGGCCTATCGGAGGCTCGCCGAGGAAGGGCTGCTCGTCACCAATCGCGGCGGTGGAACGATCGTCGCCGATCCGGTCACCGGCCCGCCCGCCCTGCGCGAGTCCCCGGTGTCCCGGCCCGGCGCCGTCGACATCTCGTCGGGTATGCCCGACCTGACGGCGTTTCCGCGCGCGGCCTGGCTGAAGGCCGAGCGGAGTGTGTTGTCCTCGGCGACCCAGCGCGAACTCGGATACACCGATCCGCGGGGTGCCGGAAAGCTGCGCGAGGCGCTGGCCGGCTGGCTCGGCCGAAGTCGCGGTGTCGCCGCCGATCCCGGCCGGATCATCGTCACCGCGGGTGTGGCGGGAGCCCTCAGCCTGCTCGCGCAGGTGCTGCGGCGGCACGGCGTCACCACCTGGGCGGTCGAGGACCCAGGGGCCGACGGCAACCGCCGCGTCCTCGGACACTGGCTGGACCACCTCGTGCCGGTCCCCGTCGACGGGCACGGACTCGACGTGTCCGCGCTCGCCGAAAGTGGTGAGCGGGCCGTGCTGGTCACCCCCGCGCATCAGTTCCCGACCGGCGTCGTGCTGTCTCCTTTCCGTCGCCGTGAGTTACTGGCCTGGGCCGAGCGGGCAGGCGGCGTGGTGATCGAGGACGACTACGACGCCGAGTACCGCTACGACCGCGCGCCAGTCAGGGCGTTGCAGGCCACCGCGCCCGACCGGGTCGCGCACGTCTCCAGCCTTTCGAAAGTCCTCGCCCCCGCGCTGCGCCTCGGCTGGCTCATCGCCCCTCCCGCGCTGCACGACGACCTGGTCCATCTCCGGTGGGCGACCGATCTCGGCTCGCCCACCCTGCCTCAACTCGCGCTCGCCCAGTTGATCGAGACCGGTTCCCTTGAGCGGCACCTGCGCACGCTGCGTAGGCGGCACCAGGCCCGCAGGGACGCCGCCGTCGCGGCGATCCGGCGTTACCTGCCAGGCTGCGCCGTCGAGGGCGTCGCGGCCGGTCTTCACCTCGTCGTCAGGCTCCCGGCCCGGCTCGACGACACCGACATCGCCGCCCGCGCCCTTGAGGCGGGTATCGCGGTGCATCCGCTGTCCCATCACCGGTTCGCGCCGGGACCGCCCGGCCTCGTCATCGGTTACGGCCCGCACCCCGCGCCGCGTCTGGAACGCGCCATCGCGACGCTCGGAACCATCGTCAGCGCGGAGTGAAGGCCAGCAGCATCGCCAGCGCCACGAACGAGAGGCCGAAGACCTGGCCGATCCGGCCCATCACCCCGGGCTTGCCGACGACATACGAGCGCAGCCAGGCCGCACAAGCGCCGTATATACCGAAGACCACCAGTGTCACCACCATGAACGCCGCCCCGAGCATCGCCATCCGGACCGTCGCGCCGGGACTGGCAGGATCGACGAACATCGGAAGGAACACGAAGAAGAACAGCGTCAGCTTGGGGTTGAGCAGGTTCACCAGCACCGCGCCGCCGATCGTCCTGCCTGCCGACGAGCTTCGTTCACCGTCCTCCAGTCCGGGAGCCAGCACGCCACGCTGATGCCACGTGCCCCAGGCCATGTACAGCAGATAGCCGACCCCGAGCCACTTCATCACCTCGAAGGCCACCGGGCTCGCCGCGAGCACCGCCGCCGTGCCCGAAAGCGCGAGCACCAGGTGCGGCAACGCCCCGAGCGCGCACCCCACGGCGGCCAGCTGTCCCATCCGTACCCCGCGCGAAAGTCCCGCCGCGATGGTGAACAGCGCGCCGGAACCCGGTGTGGCCGTCACGACGAACGACGTGATCCAGAAATCCAGTCCCACGGTTCCACTGTTCGTGCCGGCCGCGGCGAGGCGAAGGGCCAAGTCACGACCGTCGGCATGGACCAAACGTCAGCCGCTTCCCGCCCGGCTCACGACCGCAAGGCCGCGGCGGCCGAGGAGAACATCGTGGTCTTGATGGCGCCGAGAGTGCCGCGATCCTTGCCCGCTCGCTCGCCGGCGCGCTCGACGGCCCGCTCCAGCAGGTCCGCCTCGCTCGCGGTCTCGTCGACGAGCCCCAGTTCGCGCGCGTGCTCACCGCCGAAGCGCCGTGCCGTGGTCATCGAGGCCACGGCAGCCGAGGGAGTGAGCTTGCACTGGATGAGCGCGGCCATGCCGGGGGTGAACGGGATGTTGATGTCGGCCTCGGGGAAACAGAAGAAACCCCGGTCGGCGCGCATCACGCGATGATCGTGTGCCATCGCCAGCATCGCGCCCGCGCCGAACGCGTGCCCGTTGACGGCGGCGACCGTCGGAACCGGCAGGGTCAGCATTCTGGCGAGCAGTTCGTGTACCGCGGTGACATACCCTTCGGCGTCGTCGCCGTGCGCGGCGAGCCATTCGAGATCGAGGCCGTTGGAGTAGAACTTTCCCGTTCCGCGCGTGACGAGCGCGGCGGCATCGGTTCCGGAGGTCACCGTGTCGAGCAGGGAGTGCGTCTCGCTCAGCCAGTCAGGCGTGAACCGGTTCTCGTCGTCGCCGAAGTCCAGTACGTACACCGGTTCCCTTTGCTGCAATGTGGGCATGATCAGTCCTTTGTGGTCGGTTGTTTCCTCGTGGTGGCCGGACGGCGGGGGAGGGGCGGCGGTGGCACGGTGAGTACCGCGCGAACAGCGGCGGCCAGCCGCTC comes from the Prauserella marina genome and includes:
- a CDS encoding PLP-dependent aminotransferase family protein gives rise to the protein MAGADFLQLDPGQSPRNGRTAWLAERLRIAVADGTLGPGTRLPATRVLADELAMARGTVVEAYRRLAEEGLLVTNRGGGTIVADPVTGPPALRESPVSRPGAVDISSGMPDLTAFPRAAWLKAERSVLSSATQRELGYTDPRGAGKLREALAGWLGRSRGVAADPGRIIVTAGVAGALSLLAQVLRRHGVTTWAVEDPGADGNRRVLGHWLDHLVPVPVDGHGLDVSALAESGERAVLVTPAHQFPTGVVLSPFRRRELLAWAERAGGVVIEDDYDAEYRYDRAPVRALQATAPDRVAHVSSLSKVLAPALRLGWLIAPPALHDDLVHLRWATDLGSPTLPQLALAQLIETGSLERHLRTLRRRHQARRDAAVAAIRRYLPGCAVEGVAAGLHLVVRLPARLDDTDIAARALEAGIAVHPLSHHRFAPGPPGLVIGYGPHPAPRLERAIATLGTIVSAE
- a CDS encoding LysE family translocator — protein: MGLDFWITSFVVTATPGSGALFTIAAGLSRGVRMGQLAAVGCALGALPHLVLALSGTAAVLAASPVAFEVMKWLGVGYLLYMAWGTWHQRGVLAPGLEDGERSSSAGRTIGGAVLVNLLNPKLTLFFFVFLPMFVDPASPGATVRMAMLGAAFMVVTLVVFGIYGACAAWLRSYVVGKPGVMGRIGQVFGLSFVALAMLLAFTPR
- a CDS encoding enoyl-CoA hydratase/isomerase family protein; protein product: MPTLQQREPVYVLDFGDDENRFTPDWLSETHSLLDTVTSGTDAAALVTRGTGKFYSNGLDLEWLAAHGDDAEGYVTAVHELLARMLTLPVPTVAAVNGHAFGAGAMLAMAHDHRVMRADRGFFCFPEADINIPFTPGMAALIQCKLTPSAAVASMTTARRFGGEHARELGLVDETASEADLLERAVERAGERAGKDRGTLGAIKTTMFSSAAAALRS